In Oxyura jamaicensis isolate SHBP4307 breed ruddy duck chromosome 11, BPBGC_Ojam_1.0, whole genome shotgun sequence, a genomic segment contains:
- the ELMO3 gene encoding engulfment and cell motility protein 3 isoform X3, with product MRATQEDFDKVLQVVREQITRTLSLKPTSLELFKTRVNALNYSEILKLRQTERLHQEETLAVPVLELRERLKPELLELIRQQRLLRLCEGTLFRKISSRRRQDKLWYCRLSPNHKVLHYGDVEEGVQAPPIESLPEKIPVADMKALLIGKECPHTKEKSSGKQNKDVLELAFSIVYDVEEYCLNFIAPTRYEFCLWTDGLNVLLGKEMTSERTQTDLDVLLSMELKLRLLDLENISIPDTPPPVPKPPSNLNFCYDFSHAEQ from the exons ATGCGCGCTACCCAGGAGGACTTTGATAAG GTGCTGCAGGTGGTGCGGGAGCAGATCACCAGGACCCTGTCCCTCAAGCCCACCTCCCTGGAGCTATTCAAGACCAGAGTGAACGCACTGAACTACAGCGAGATCCTCAAGCTGCGGCAGACAGAGCGGCTGCACCAGGAGGAGACGCTGGCGGTGCCCGTGCT GGAGTTGCGCGAGAGGCTGAAGCCGGAGCTCCTGGAGCTGATCCGACAGCAGCGCCTGCTGCGGCTCTGCGAGGGCACCCTCTTCCGCAAGATCAGCAGCCGCCGCAGGCAGG ATAAGCTGTGGTACTGCCGCCTGTCACCCAACCACAAGGTGCTGCACTACGGGGACGTGGAGGAGGGGGTGCAAGCTCCCCCCATCGAGAGCCTGCCGGAGAAAA TTCCTGTGGCAGACATGAAGGCGCTGCTTATTGGCAAGGAGTGTCCACACACGAAGGAGAAGAGCTCTGGGAAGCAGAACAAG GATGTCCTGGAACTCGCCTTCTCCATCGTGTATGATGTGGAGGAATACTGCCTGAACTTCATTGCCCCCACGCGGTACGAG TTTTGCCTCTGGACGGATGGGCTGAACGTGCTCCTGGGCAAGGAGATGACAAGTGAGCGAACGCAGACAGACCTCGATGTGCTGCTGTCGATGGAACTCAAACTGCGGCTCCTGGACCTGGAGAACATCAGCATCCCCGACACCCCTCCTCCTGTCCCAAAGCCCCCCAGCAACCTAAACTTCTGCTATGACTTCAGCCATGCAGAACAGTGA
- the TMEM208 gene encoding transmembrane protein 208 has product MAPKGKAGTKGKKQILEENRETLRFYLRIILGASAVYAVVNLVIFYPAASAWTWLAFVFSSVVYGTSYRSMNSMAKPSFTDDGSLADGGIDLNMEQGMAEHLKDVILLTAMVQVLSCFSLYVWYFWLLAPGRALYLLWVNILGPWFTAESSAASQEPNEKKQRRQERRQMKRF; this is encoded by the exons ATGGCG CCCAAGGGCAAGGCGGGCACCAAGGGCAAGAAGCAGATCTTGGAGGAGAACCGCGAGACGCTGCGCTTCTACCTCCGCATCATCCTCGGGGCCTCG GCCGTGTACGCCGTGGTGAACCTGGTCATCTTCTACCCCGCCGCCTCCGCATGGACGTGG CTCGCCTTCGTCTTCAGCTCCGTGGTCTACGGCACCAGCTACCGCTCCATGAACTCCATGGCAAAGCCGTCTTTCACAGACGATGGCAGCCTTGCCGACGGGGGAATTGACCTGAATATGGAGCAGGGGATGGCAGA GCACCTCAAGGATGTGATCCTGCTGACAGCTATGGTCCAAGTGCTGAGCTGCTTCTCGCTCTACGTCTGGTACTTCTGGCTCTTG GCTCCGGGGCGTGCTCTCTACCTCCTGTGGGTGAACATCCTGGGGCCCTGGTTTACAGCCGAGTCTTCGGCCGCCAGTCAGGAACCAAACGAGAAGAAGCAGCGCCGACAAGAACGCCGCCAGATGAAGCGCTTTTAG